Below is a window of Quercus robur chromosome 6, dhQueRobu3.1, whole genome shotgun sequence DNA.
CATGCTCCGATCCTAGTAGTTGCTTGTCCAAACAGATCATCTGAGCAAGAAAAGGACGAAATGGCCTTGAATCGGGGGAACAAAGGCCTAAAGGAGTTGCTGGCAGGGAGGAACACAGGGTCAACTTTCAAAGAAGTCCCCAAATCTAAACTTCCTCCTACCTTACCCCCTCCTCCCCCTCTACCCCCCACTGACCTCGGATTGCGCGCCGATCCaaacttgaagaagaagagaccaATGCAGGAGCTGGAGGAAGGGGAGGTGATCCCTAAAAAGGGTACCAAACAGCAAAAAATAACTAAGGACCCTAAAGATAAGAGGGCCACCTTCGCAGACAGCAGGGAAGAGCATAATGGGGCCGATGTGCGACTTAAGCAACATACCTGGTCTCCCAGGTTGGAAGTGGATGGGGCTGCCATCCCTTGGAACGTCTCAGTCAGGGACTTCCAAAGGGGGCATGCTGCTCACATTGCTGAGGCCTTAGAGCAGCCTCTCCTTCTTCCTAAGGACATGGATACTGTTAGGAAGATGAGGCAGCAAGACCTGTTTATGTCCTTAAAAAGGGACCTTGTCTTGGTAAGTATACTTTctgacatttttcttttaaatatcactatgtttttcccttccttttttttttaatttctcttctACTCACATGGGATTGCTATGTTATTCTTGTACAGATCACCCAGGAGGTCTTTGTGGCCAAGGAGTGGGTAAAGGAGGCTCGGAATAATGTTAAAAACAAGGTTTTCCTCCGCCTCGAAGTTGAGAAGGCCTTGGGGGCTACAAAGGAAGAGAATAAAGAGCTGCTCTCCAAGCTGACCGttgaggggagagagagagaaaaagtgctCAGGCAGGGCTGAAGAGTGCCGAGACTCAAGTTGAGGACCAGCGCAAGTTGCTCTACCAAATTGAACTGGAGTTAGCTACTTCAAGGAAACTTGCGCTGGATCTGAAGGCGCTCCAGAAGACTAAGGAGGCAGCTTAGTTGGCTAAGGAGGCAACAGAGGCTGAGAAGTAGGCGTCCTATCTTCTCGGCGAGGAAGAAACACAAATCAAGCTCACTGAGGAACTAGCCAAGGTATGCAGGGATTACTACTCGGTTACATGGGCGGAAGCCCTTAACCTTGCAAGAGTCCCTGCGGGCTCGGAGTGGAGGCAATTGAAGAAAGTGTACTTCCACCTGGAGATTCGCGAAGTCCCAGTTGCCCTCCTATCTCCCTCTGCCACTGCTCCTGAGTCTTCAGAGCAGCCCTTGACTACTCAGGCTACTCTCACCCTCCTTGAGGCTGCAAAAGGACCCAACTAAACTGGTGATCAAAGCCAAGGGGTTGAAGGGGCAAAAGACAAAGGAAAGGACAAGGAGACTAAGCCCCCTGCTAATGCTAAGGACGCTACtaaggccaaaacacaagagaCTGAGGCCAGAAATAAAGAGATTGATCCTAAGGCCAAGGACGTCCCTCCTTCCAAGCCGAGCCAAAAGGAAGACCCCCCTAAGGCCAAGAAGTAGCTCTTACGATTCATTCTGTAGTTACTTTTGTTATTCcgtttgttgtttttgtttctacAATGACATTCTGTCATTGTATATAATGTACTTCCTCtttgatttaatgaaaatacctCTCGTTCTATCTCTTgcacttttattttatgtgcTTTGAGGAGTAGTACTATTATAAATAGCATTGAATTGTTACTACTTTATCTTTAATAAAAACTGACAACAATACACTGCTAACAATTTAAGCAATTTAACCAAGTACCAGCAATAGAGAAGTTTACCACATATTTGTAAGTGAATTGACCCTTCTACAATGGAGGCTAAATCTAATAAAGATAAGTAATATACTTTGTAAAGAATAAGAGGTCAGATATCCTTCATTTTTCCCAACACTTTAGATAAATAATTAAGGACTTTAACTTGCTTAAAGCTAGCTATCCGAGGAGTTGGATATAATCCTAAATCAATTTTGACACTTAGTGAAAAACAAATAGATGTTACAGTGTTAATTTTCACCAAGTATATGATCCAAGGGACCAAGCATGACCAGGGTTCCgcttaacacttagaaaaaatgAATAGGTGTCATAGAATGTTAATTTCCtcaaagcatctggtccgaggaaccaggcatgactaagattctgtttaaacacttataaagatgtcataaagtgttaatttccccaaagtatcTGGTTCGAGGAGTTAGGCAtgactaaagttctgtttaatcacttataaagatgttatagagtgttaattttcccaaagtgtctggtctgaggagccaggcatgactaaggttctgtttaaacacttataaagatgtcatagagtgttaattttcccaaagcgtctggtctgaggagccaggcatgactaaggttttgtttaaacacttataaaaatgTCATAgaatgttaatttccccaaagcgtCTAGTCCGAAGAGCcagacatgactaaggttctgtttaatcacttataaacgATGCCAACAAGTATTAATTTGgccaaagtatgtggtctgaAGAGCCAAGTATGACTAAAgctctgtttaatacttgaaagGAATGAATAGACatcattgagtgttaattttaccaaagtatgtggtctgaggagcctaACAtaacttaggttttgtttaacacatATAAAGAACGAATAATGGGAAGTACAATGCctttatacaacaaaagaacatATTGACAAAggaaactttcattaataataatacattttcaggttgtttacattccaagggcgcGGTATTACGTGCTTATCTAAGTCTTTCAGAAAATATGCTCCTATACCAACCACCaaggtgatgcgatatggtccttcccaattgggccctagCTTTTCCCACATCGGGTTCTTTGCAGTACCTAGAACCTTCCTTAACACTAAGTCACTAGGCACTAATGGCCTCAGCTTCACATTGGtatcataaccttgcttgagtttgtATTGGTAATATGCCAATTGAACCAttgcattttctcttttttctttaataaggTCTAAACTCTTTTCAAGCAACCCATTGTTACCGCTTGGATTGAAATAACTTGTCCTCAGCGTTAGGAATCCAATCTCTAAAGGAATGACAGCCTCGcctccataagtcattgaaaagggggtctTTCCAGTTGACCTACGAGGTGTAGTTCTATACATTCAGAggacatgtgacagtttttctacccattttcccttcacatcatccagcctcttcttgagtccattcactatgaccttgtttacAGCCTCGGTTTGTCCATTTTCTTAGGGATAAGCTGGAGTGGAATACATGTTCGTAATTCCAAGATCACAACAGTATCTCCTGAAAGATTTGCTGTCAAATTAAAAGCCATTGTCTGAGATGAGGGTACGAGGGATCCTGAACCgtgtgacaatatttttccaaacaaatttcttggcatccacaTCCCTGATATTTGCCAAAGGTTTagcttcaacccacttggtgaaatagtTCATGCCAACCAGCAAATATCTTTTGTTCTCTGCTACTTTGGGGAAAGGGCCAATAATATCTAAGCCCCACTGAGCAAATGGCCATGGACTAGACAGGGGATTAAGGACTCCTTCTGGTTAGTGTATTTTTggtgcaaatctttggcattgatcacacttcttcacatattcttaTGCTTCCttttgcatatttggccaccaataggCCTGCGTGATGGCTCTATGAGATAAAGATTTGTCTCCTatatggcttccacaaatcccttcatgcaACTCCTCAAGGAGTAATTCTGATGTCTCAGGGTGTATGCAGAGTAGATGTAGCCCAAAAAAGTAgcgtttgtacaatttttggtcTTCGAGTAACCAGAACTGAGGTGCTTGTCTCCGAACCTTGTTAACCACTGATTTCTCCTTAGGCAAGATATCCTCTTTCAAGAATAGTactatggggtccatccagctaggccctACCCTAACTTGGTGAACATATACCCCCTCTCTCTTTACCTCTATGAGTTTGCACAAGTCTTCTACCAGGATAACCCGAGGTAATCTCTGCGCCGAGGAGGTCGCAAGTGTGGCTAGGGAATCAGCATatgtgtttccacttctagggaTATGCAATAGACTGAAAGATTCGAACCCTGCTTGCAAACGCTTAACTTGAACCAGGTACCCTTGCATTCTCTCGTCTCTCACTTCTAACTCCCCCTTCACTTAGCCAACAACCAatcttgagtccgagaacatctCCACTACCTTTCCACCTATTCTTTGGACCATGGCTATTCCCATCAATAGAGCTTCATACTCAGCCTTGTTGTTTGTGGCTGAGAATCCCAATCTTAATGATTTCTCTATGGTGATTTTCTAGGGTGAGActagaactagccccactcgACCCCCTTTGATTCACCACACCATCAACATATACCTTTCAGACTAAGGGTTCTTGCAGGGAGATTGTGctaaccgattttccatccatgtgtTGTGTTTCTACCTCTTTCTCATATAGGGATTTTAGCGAGCTCGACCACCAAATCTACGAGGACCTGGCCTTTGACAGAGGTacgaggcatatacttgatgtcaaaagcccctaggatTGTACCCCACTTGGCAATTCTCCCTGTGTAACCTTAATCTGATTGGGATTAACCTCAATTCCCAGATGAGTTATCATGTAGCCCAAAAACTTGCCTGATCCTACTCCAAAAGAGTACTTAGAAGCGTTGAGGCGCAATTTGTGTTTCCtcagaatttcaaaaatacttCCAAGATCTCCCACGTGCTCGAACACCACCttactttttaccaccatgtcatctatgtAGACCTCTATATTCTTTCCCAATTGTGGGTCAAACATCCTAATCATCATCCTCTGATAAGTAGATCCTGcgttttttaaaccaaaaagcatcaccttgtagtggtagtttccagtgggggtgacaaaagctgtcttcTCTTGGTCGTCCAAGGCCAGTGGTATCTAGTGGTATCCCTGGAAGGCATCTAAGAAATTCAACCGAGGATGGCCTATTGTTGCATCTACCAATTGGTCTATCCGAGGCGGAGGGAAGGGATCTTTTGGACAGGCTTtattcaagtctgtgaagtctacacacactcgccacttcccatttttcttttttaccatcACAGTATTGGCTAGCCACTTAGGATAGAACACCTCCTTAAAAGCCACTACTTGCTTAAGCTTCATCACCTCGTCTCTGACAGCATTAGAATGATTTTTGGATAAGCCCTGAAGTGGTTGCTTTTTtagggtgacagatggattaACATTTAAATGATGACAGATGAAGCCCGGGTCCACCCCCAGTGCTTTGTAAGCattccatgcaaacacgtcAATATTTTTGGTAAGAAATTCTACTAGCTCTTCCTTCTCTAAAGGAGGTAGCTGAGCTCCGATAAAAAAGAACTTCTCTAGGTCATCACCGACCATAACTGTTTCTAAATCTTCACAGTTTGCCTCCTCGACTAATCCATTTATAGATAATGTCGAAGCCTTTGATTGCTACAAGCCCCCTCTAGTAGAGGTCGAAGACTCAGCTTCGGGTTGATGTAAGATGGTAGCCATTAAGCATTACCTAGCTGTGGATTAACTCCCCACGATTTCTTCAATGCGACCCTCCAACGGATATTTCACCTTCTAGTGTAGAGTATAAGAGACAGTTTTCAGGGCATGAAGCCAGGGTCTGGCTACAATGGCCGTGTAGGGGGAATAGGCATCCACGAGGAAGTTTACCTCCACCACTTTTGAACCAGCTTGCACGGGTAGTCTTATCTGACCCCTCGGAATGACTaccttcccatcaaaactcaCCAAAGGAGAATTGTAGGCCGTCAAGTGCTCGGGTCtcaaattcagccccttgtataagTCAGGGTATATAATTTCGGCACCACTGCCTTGGTCcaccatcaccctcttcacgtcatacCCACCAATCCTGAGTGTGACCACTAAAGTATCATCGTGGGGCTGCATGGTTCCaatcttatcctcgtccgaAAAACTTAGTGCCGGTTGGATATCCCTTCTAGCCCTCTTCGGCTCCAGATTATTATCCTTGGTGGACAACTGAGCCATAGACATCACTCTGGAGGGACAAGAACCGATCCTCCCTGGAGCGGCAAAAATGACATTGATTGTTCCTAAAGGAGGTCTCGAAGAAGCATCCCTCCGGGGTTCTGAACCTGTCTAGCTCCCCTAGCCACTAGAATGATGCAAAAGCTGcttcaactttccttctcggaccagaTGGTCCAAATGGTCCCACAAATTTTTACAATCCTTCGTAGTGTGTCCCTGGTCTTGAtggtattggcaataaaggCTCTGGTTGCGCCTCATGGGGTTTCCAACCATcatgtttggccatttgaagaacggttcattcttaatcttctccagAACCTGATGCACCGATTCTCGGAAAACCGCATTAACCATTTGAGTATTAGCAGACCTTGACTACCCAGCAAAGTCTCTTCGAGGccggttgttgttgttgtaccggtccgacctgaaatccctcatctcctAAGAGATAACCTTAGTTTTTCCTTTCCCCTATTGCTGGTCTTCCTCAACCCTCTTGTACTTATCAATCCGGTCCATGAGTTGGTGCACACTGGTGACAAGCTTGCCAGTCAAAGACTTCCTTAAACCATGCTTGGCTGGGAGGCCGACCTTAAAGGTGCTGATGGCTACGTCATTAAAGTCACCATCAATCTCGTTGAACATTTTCCAGTATCTATCCTAGTACGTCTTCAGAGTCTCCCCTTCTCACATGGATAAGGACAGTAGGGAATCTATGGGCCGAGGGACCCTGGTACACGTAATAAAACGAGAGCCAAATGCCCGGGTGAGCTCCTTGAAGGAATCTTCCCTTAGGCCGTCGAACCATCTTATCGCCACGGGTCCCAGACTAGAtgggaacaccttgcacatcaaggctttGTCCTTAGAATGGATAGCCATTCTCTGACTGAAatggctcacatgctctaccGGGTCCATTCGTCCATTGTAGATGGTGAACGTTGGCTGATGGAAGAGCCGAGGAAAAGTTGCCCCTTCAATCTTGCGCGTGAAGGGCAACTTGGAAATCTAGTTCAACGCTTTGCTCATAGCATCATTTCCTAGTCCTCTGTGAGTTGGGCTCTTGTATTTACGTTCACGGTGGTGTTCCTCTTCATATGAGAAAGACTCACTAGGAGGAGTCCTTGATCTATGTCAATAACTACTATCCTTCTCACCATTAGAAGAGGAGTCAGACCAGGAGGGAGTTCATCTTCATCTTGCATGGCGTAATTCCTTCTTTAGATGGTCAATTTCCCTTTGTGTGGCTTTGTTGTTCTGCTCCTGAGAGACGTGACTCCTAACTCGAGAGTAACTTTTACTAGTATGTGTGGTGTGTACGCTACCTTCTCAATCCCGCATGTGTTCGAGGTTAAGGAAATCATCTTATCATTGGGAACCCATGGATTCTTATTGATGAGGACTTGATCCTACCATAGTTAACCGTCGCACTCACTATTACACAAATTCTTCCCCACAAATGGTGCCAATTGTAGAGACACGTTTTACAACCTAAGCCCAAAATGTAAGCCCAAAATGTAAGGGATATCGGCCCAATGAGCCCAGTAtgataaatttgtagagagtgagtcaaagaactaggccctaataaATTTGACAACGGCTCGTATGGATTTAGAAGATGATCAAGCAAGAACAAGGAACATAAAGCCGAATGAATTCACTGTCCGACGAGGTAAgttttcatataaatcaattaaacagGTTACAAATATAACTttgattgctatagtgtttttctctatttattctTGGATCCCTATCCATGAAGAacctcttacattatatagttccctttagacgatcttgatcctacacttgttgatcatttgagccaCTACTTGATTGCTTGTCCCAATCTTCTGTGAATTGTGGTAGTCAAAGTagcactattcaggggtcttctTCACATAAATGCAGCCAAAAGGTTAGCTGTAgggcattcaatgcggtggtagtagctttcccttagatatttttgagttcACATCCTTCTTGTGCGTTCATAATGCACGTCCCTATCATTAGAGCTTCCTGGAAGGTCCCCCTGACTATCGGGACATACATTTGAGTTGTACCTAGCATATCCGAGGAGTTATTCCTCCTCGAACCACCCTCCCATTCGTATCTCACTTATTAGATTCTAAGCTGGACCCATCCAACACCATTCATTTGTTCTTGGATTACTATGCTCTTGGCCAAGGCCCAAGGTCCAATATACAATTTGGACCCTTAACCCtacaattattataatagattatcaaaataaatattaaattttatttaaaatttcttaaaaattttggtaaTAGAAATATAGTTGGagtaaagttttaatttttttaaaagttaggAAAACTatcataatattaaaattttaaatcactTAAATTTTTGGTAATCGAGTTTGAGTTGcaaagaattttaaatttattttttgaacaaagaatttaatatttcttgaaatttaGGTAATAAAGTTTTACTTGGAATAAACTATCATATTAACTAATAAGCAATTTGATGTTTTGGTAACAAAATTTCATTTACACTAAATTATCATGAGAGTAATCACTTCTTATAAAGAGAAGATAATCCACATAGCACACTTTGACGTGAACAAAAGGTAAGGTGGGAGATGGAACATTCTTCATCCACATAGCACACTTTTACGTGATCAAACCTAACCTAGCTAAATTATGAGCAACTTTGTTGCCATCTCTCCGAATGTGAAAGTACAACAATTCTAAAAACAAACCTGAAAATAATAAACATCAATAATCAAAGGACCATAAGAAATTAAGCCATTATCCTTATTCCTCAAAGCcttcataattatttttgaatcaCCCTCCACAATAGCATAG
It encodes the following:
- the LOC126689968 gene encoding uncharacterized protein LOC126689968, which produces MSMAQLSTKDNNLEPKRARRDIQPALSFSDEDKIGTMQPHDDTLVVTLRIGGYDVKRVMVDQGSGAEIIYPDLYKGLNLRPEHLTAYNSPLVSFDGKVVIPRGQIRLPVQAGSKVVEVNFLVDAYSPYTAIVARPWLHALKTVSYTLH